The uncultured Flavobacterium sp. genome contains a region encoding:
- a CDS encoding metal-dependent hydrolase — translation MKITFYGHASLGIEVGGKHIIVDPFITGNPQASAIDINTLKADYILLTHAHGDHVLDVEAIAKRTNAVIVSNAEISSYYGQREFKTHPMNHGGSWQFDFGKVKHVNAIHSSSFPDGTYGGNPGGFVIEGEHKNIYIAGDTALTMDMKLIPLRTKLDLAIFPIGNNFTMDVEDAIIASDFVECDKILGYHFDTFGYIEIDHEESIRKFFDKGKDLMLLEIGESIEL, via the coding sequence ATGAAAATCACATTTTACGGACACGCTTCATTGGGCATCGAAGTTGGAGGAAAACACATTATTGTAGATCCTTTCATTACAGGAAATCCACAGGCATCAGCAATCGACATAAATACATTAAAGGCAGACTATATTTTATTAACACACGCACATGGTGACCACGTTCTGGACGTTGAAGCAATTGCAAAACGTACCAATGCAGTGATAGTTTCAAATGCCGAAATCTCAAGTTATTACGGACAAAGAGAATTTAAGACACACCCAATGAATCACGGTGGAAGCTGGCAGTTTGACTTTGGAAAAGTAAAACATGTAAACGCAATACACTCGAGTTCATTCCCTGACGGAACTTATGGCGGAAATCCCGGAGGTTTCGTAATCGAAGGCGAACACAAAAACATCTATATTGCCGGTGACACAGCGTTGACAATGGATATGAAACTGATTCCGTTGCGCACAAAACTAGATTTGGCAATATTTCCTATTGGTAACAATTTTACAATGGATGTTGAAGATGCTATTATCGCTTCAGATTTTGTAGAATGTGATAAAATCCTGGGCTATCATTTTGATACCTTTGGATATATAGAAATTGATCACGAAGAATCGATCCGTAAATTTTTCGATAAAGGAAAAGATTTGATGCTTCTTGAAATTGGAGAATCAATCGAATTATAA
- a CDS encoding DUF2853 family protein: protein MSTREELIVKYASDLKEKCGLTPNMDLLTKVTIGCGPSIYHADASTVAGSQPSEIATVKNNFLIKKLGLADSPALNAGIEAVLEKYGKANKHKYRAVVYYLLTLHFKKESVYK, encoded by the coding sequence ATGAGCACCAGAGAAGAGTTAATAGTAAAATATGCGTCAGATCTAAAAGAAAAATGCGGTTTAACACCAAATATGGATTTACTAACTAAAGTTACAATAGGTTGTGGACCATCGATTTATCATGCAGATGCATCAACTGTAGCCGGATCGCAACCATCTGAGATAGCAACAGTAAAGAATAATTTCCTGATCAAAAAATTAGGATTAGCTGATAGTCCCGCTTTAAATGCTGGTATTGAAGCGGTTTTAGAGAAATATGGCAAAGCAAACAAACATAAATACAGAGCCGTTGTTTATTATTTACTGACTTTGCACTTTAAGAAAGAAAGCGTTTATAAATAA
- a CDS encoding S1-like domain-containing RNA-binding protein, with the protein MIEIGKYNTLTILRDTKVGLFLGNPEKDPEGIHDILLPNKYVPNEFEIGEELVVFVYLDHEQRPVATTLEPYILLNEFALLRVNYINQVGAFMDWGMEKDILVPFKEQARPMEKGKRYLVYLYMDEKTNRLVASSKLNQFLSNENLTVEKGEEVDLIVSHITELGINVIINEQHKGLLYKDEVYDDAIRTGDRMRGYIKNIRPDNKIDVALQVQGYQSIEPNAEKILDELRANRGFLRLNDNSHPEDIKTVLKMSKKTFKKAIGALYKDKLIEIKEDGIYLVKDN; encoded by the coding sequence ATGATTGAAATAGGAAAATACAATACCCTTACTATACTACGTGATACCAAAGTTGGTTTATTTTTAGGAAACCCTGAAAAAGATCCTGAAGGAATTCATGACATTTTATTACCAAACAAATACGTTCCGAATGAATTTGAAATAGGCGAAGAACTAGTAGTCTTTGTTTATCTTGATCACGAACAACGTCCGGTTGCAACTACATTAGAACCTTATATTTTATTGAATGAATTTGCGCTTTTAAGAGTAAATTACATCAATCAGGTTGGTGCATTTATGGATTGGGGAATGGAAAAAGACATTCTGGTTCCGTTTAAAGAACAAGCACGTCCAATGGAAAAAGGAAAACGTTACTTAGTTTACCTTTACATGGATGAGAAAACCAATCGTTTAGTTGCTTCAAGTAAATTGAATCAATTTTTAAGCAATGAAAACCTAACTGTTGAAAAAGGAGAAGAAGTTGATTTGATAGTTTCACATATTACCGAATTAGGAATCAACGTAATCATCAATGAACAACACAAAGGATTGTTGTACAAAGACGAAGTTTATGACGATGCGATAAGAACCGGAGACAGAATGCGCGGTTATATCAAAAACATTCGTCCTGATAATAAAATTGATGTTGCATTGCAAGTGCAAGGATATCAAAGTATTGAGCCAAATGCAGAAAAGATTTTAGATGAATTAAGAGCCAATCGTGGTTTTTTACGTCTAAATGACAATTCACATCCTGAAGATATTAAAACCGTATTAAAAATGAGTAAAAAGACCTTTAAAAAAGCCATTGGTGCTTTATATAAAGACAAACTCATCGAAATCAAAGAAGACGGAATTTACCTGGTAAAGGATAATTAA
- a CDS encoding 1,4-dihydroxy-2-naphthoyl-CoA synthase — MDWITAREFEDITYKKCNGVARIAFNRPNVRNAFRPKTTSELYQAFYDAQEDTSIGVVLLSAEGPSTKDGVYSFCSGGDQNARGHQGYVGEDGQHRLNILEVQRLIRFMPKVVIAVVPGWAVGGGHSLHVVCDMTLASKEHAIFKQTDADVTSFDGGYGSAYLAKMVGQKKAREIFFLGRNYSAQEAMDMGMVNAVIPHDELEATAYEWAQEILQKSPTSIKMLKFAMNLTDDGMVGQQVFAGEATRLAYMTEEAKEGRNAFLEKRKPNFGENKWLP; from the coding sequence ATGGATTGGATTACTGCCAGAGAATTTGAAGATATAACCTATAAAAAATGTAACGGAGTTGCGAGAATTGCTTTTAACAGACCTAATGTTAGAAATGCATTCCGTCCAAAAACAACTTCAGAATTGTACCAGGCTTTTTATGATGCTCAGGAAGACACCTCAATAGGAGTTGTTTTACTTTCTGCCGAAGGACCGTCGACAAAAGATGGTGTATATTCTTTTTGCAGTGGAGGAGATCAAAATGCTCGTGGACATCAGGGTTATGTTGGCGAAGATGGACAGCACCGTTTGAATATTCTTGAAGTTCAGCGTTTAATTCGTTTTATGCCAAAAGTTGTCATTGCAGTAGTTCCCGGTTGGGCAGTTGGTGGCGGACATAGTTTGCACGTAGTTTGCGATATGACTCTGGCAAGTAAAGAACACGCTATTTTTAAACAAACAGATGCCGATGTAACTAGTTTTGATGGTGGTTACGGATCTGCTTATTTGGCAAAAATGGTTGGACAGAAAAAAGCACGTGAAATTTTCTTTCTAGGAAGAAATTACTCAGCTCAGGAAGCAATGGATATGGGAATGGTAAATGCCGTAATTCCTCACGACGAACTTGAAGCAACAGCTTATGAGTGGGCACAGGAAATTCTGCAAAAATCACCAACTTCTATAAAAATGCTGAAATTCGCCATGAATTTAACAGATGACGGAATGGTAGGACAGCAAGTTTTTGCCGGAGAAGCTACTCGTTTAGCATATATGACCGAAGAAGCAAAAGAAGGAAGAAATGCTTTCTTAGAAAAAAGAAAACCAAACTTCGGAGAAAATAAATGGCTACCATAA
- a CDS encoding tetratricopeptide repeat protein, whose translation MNLKKIALFLLIAVSYSTYAQKDGYWDKERSTTKEIIVSARDRIILKTEDLPVGTTEIVYRITLLDENQQMANSLVSVLKSIPDPTGISQGSAGAVFLMSKISGDDTCSYALFTSNDSAKKYIDDGKTDKACYAQEEPLSKDAKRLSLDKSSCLGDNISTIWFGFHSKNWLLNQKIVLEVVPWVDTKLNRGWNQDNKNEIISLCKTSTMAQKMANSDDFCVCILDKIMKQYRYTEFQKLLPIEKNKAYKDFGNTCYKDADISKNVFNDLRTQIVSLIKAQKYNEAIPKLNTIISDGKATAVDYSSIGYCYILTKQYAKAIKFLKEGEKLDDTELLIKLNLAHVYLVSDDYSEAKAIYKKYQTQNVTDNLSWKEKTKQDFIVFQKAGLPSKDFEKILNLYN comes from the coding sequence ATGAATTTAAAAAAAATTGCCCTATTTCTTTTAATTGCAGTTTCTTACAGTACTTATGCCCAAAAAGATGGTTATTGGGACAAAGAGCGATCCACTACAAAAGAAATCATAGTTTCTGCCCGCGACCGAATCATCCTTAAAACAGAAGATTTGCCAGTTGGAACCACAGAAATTGTCTATAGAATAACACTTCTGGACGAAAACCAGCAAATGGCAAATAGTTTAGTTTCAGTATTAAAATCAATTCCGGATCCAACCGGAATAAGCCAGGGATCAGCCGGAGCAGTTTTTTTAATGTCTAAAATCTCTGGAGACGATACCTGTTCTTATGCACTTTTTACTTCAAATGATAGTGCTAAAAAGTATATCGATGACGGAAAAACTGATAAAGCCTGTTATGCTCAGGAAGAACCATTAAGTAAAGATGCAAAGCGATTATCACTAGATAAATCATCATGTTTAGGAGACAACATTAGTACAATTTGGTTTGGTTTTCATAGCAAAAACTGGCTTCTGAATCAGAAAATAGTTTTAGAAGTGGTGCCTTGGGTTGATACAAAATTGAATCGTGGATGGAATCAGGACAACAAAAACGAAATTATCAGCCTTTGTAAAACATCAACAATGGCACAAAAAATGGCCAATTCTGATGATTTCTGCGTTTGTATTCTGGATAAAATCATGAAACAATATCGCTACACAGAATTTCAAAAATTGCTGCCAATTGAGAAAAATAAGGCTTACAAAGATTTCGGAAATACCTGTTATAAAGATGCTGATATTTCTAAAAATGTTTTTAATGATTTGCGAACACAAATTGTATCTCTAATAAAAGCGCAAAAATACAACGAAGCAATTCCGAAACTAAATACCATAATAAGTGACGGAAAAGCAACTGCAGTAGATTACAGTTCTATTGGATATTGCTATATTTTGACAAAACAATACGCAAAAGCAATTAAATTTCTTAAAGAAGGCGAAAAACTAGACGATACAGAGTTGTTGATAAAATTAAACTTAGCCCATGTTTATCTTGTAAGTGACGATTATAGTGAAGCAAAAGCAATCTATAAAAAATACCAAACTCAAAATGTAACAGATAATTTGAGTTGGAAAGAAAAAACAAAACAAGATTTTATAGTTTTCCAAAAAGCAGGTTTACCATCAAAAGACTTCGAAAAAATTCTAAATCTTTATAATTAA
- a CDS encoding DUF2199 domain-containing protein yields the protein MDEIKFICECCGKEHESWPAITYNSPSSYSNLSDQEKEEIAVIDSDFCVIKHSDQVDRFIRCVLIQKVNDHCEDLEYGFWVSLSEQSFENYLENFDNENHETQYFGWLSNYIPQYQFTNSIPTTVVTKNGNERPEIFPHQDFDHPFVKDYYNGITKEEAEKRIKKILKN from the coding sequence ATGGACGAAATTAAATTTATTTGTGAGTGCTGCGGTAAAGAACACGAGAGTTGGCCCGCAATAACATACAATTCTCCAAGTAGTTACAGCAATCTTTCAGATCAGGAAAAAGAAGAAATAGCAGTAATTGATTCCGATTTTTGTGTAATAAAACATTCAGATCAGGTAGATCGCTTTATCAGATGCGTTTTAATTCAAAAAGTTAACGATCATTGCGAAGATTTAGAATACGGTTTCTGGGTTTCACTAAGCGAGCAAAGTTTTGAGAATTATCTTGAAAATTTTGACAACGAAAATCATGAAACACAATATTTTGGCTGGCTTTCAAATTATATTCCACAATACCAATTCACAAATAGTATCCCAACAACAGTAGTTACCAAGAACGGTAACGAAAGACCTGAAATTTTTCCGCATCAGGATTTTGATCATCCATTTGTAAAAGATTATTACAACGGAATTACAAAAGAAGAAGCTGAAAAAAGAATTAAGAAAATACTAAAAAATTAG
- the menA gene encoding 1,4-dihydroxy-2-naphthoate octaprenyltransferase — MKHWIEAARLRTLPLSVSGIIVGSIYALSNPTETINTPTEVFSWKIFGFALLTTLGLQVLSNFANDYGDGVKGTDNADRVGPQRAIQSGVITPQAMKKAIIITAALTLLSAIILIYFAFGETNFGYSIFFLLLGIAAIVSAIRYTVGNSAYGYRGFGDLFVFIFFGLVSTLGVNFLYSKEVDPLLILPAISIGLLSVGVLNLNNMRDEESDRKSGKNTIVVKIGGAKAKIYHFTLIITAMLLVIIFAFLSDYNFDQYLFLLAYIPLTKHLITVYKNQNPKLLDPELKKLALSTFLLSILLTVCMISLISDIIVNLFLGGR, encoded by the coding sequence ATGAAACATTGGATTGAAGCCGCGAGATTGCGCACATTGCCTTTATCAGTTTCCGGAATTATAGTAGGAAGTATATACGCCTTATCAAACCCAACAGAAACCATCAATACACCAACAGAAGTATTTAGTTGGAAAATCTTTGGTTTTGCACTATTAACAACACTAGGCCTACAGGTTCTGTCCAATTTTGCAAATGATTACGGAGATGGAGTAAAAGGTACAGATAATGCAGATAGAGTTGGACCTCAAAGAGCAATTCAGAGTGGTGTAATCACGCCGCAAGCCATGAAAAAAGCCATTATAATTACGGCTGCATTGACGTTATTATCAGCTATTATTCTGATTTATTTTGCTTTTGGAGAGACTAATTTCGGATATTCAATCTTTTTCTTATTACTAGGAATCGCAGCAATTGTTTCGGCAATTCGTTATACAGTAGGAAACTCAGCTTATGGATACAGAGGCTTTGGAGACTTATTTGTTTTCATATTCTTCGGACTCGTGAGTACATTGGGCGTAAACTTTTTGTATTCAAAAGAAGTAGATCCACTATTAATTTTACCTGCAATTTCAATAGGATTATTAAGCGTTGGCGTTTTAAACCTAAACAACATGCGCGATGAAGAATCAGACAGAAAATCAGGAAAAAATACAATTGTAGTTAAGATTGGCGGAGCAAAAGCCAAAATTTATCACTTCACTTTAATTATTACAGCAATGCTTTTGGTAATTATTTTTGCATTTTTAAGTGATTATAATTTCGATCAATACTTGTTTTTATTAGCTTACATACCTTTAACTAAACATTTAATTACAGTCTATAAAAATCAAAACCCTAAGCTATTAGACCCCGAATTAAAAAAACTGGCATTAAGCACATTTTTACTTTCAATATTATTAACAGTATGTATGATCTCATTAATTTCAGATATTATTGTTAATCTATTTTTAGGTGGCAGATAA